In one window of Streptomyces sp. FXJ1.172 DNA:
- a CDS encoding ABC transporter ATP-binding protein, translated as MIGVAPPAYDPAAPTTATTLPVGAATTVRAYVAELFRRHRRSFLLLIAVNTAAVIASMVGPYLLGGLVQRVSDRSGDVQLGPTAAVFVLALAVQAVFVRQVRLRGAMLGERMLADLREDFLVRSVGLPPGVLERAGTGDLLSRITTDIDRLANAMREAVPQLAIGAVWALLLLGGLVVTAPPLAPAVLLAVPVLLAGCRWYFKRAPSGYRSEAAGYAAVAAALAETVDAGHTIEAHRLGARRVALSERRIKEWTSWERYTLWLRSVLFPVINAVHVIVLGSVLMIGGVFVLRGWIGVGQLTTGALIAQMLVDPVNLILRWYDEVQVAQVSLARLVGVRDIEPEAGDAALAPDGRDVHADQVHFGYREGVDVLRKVSLEVAPGTRLALVGPSGAGKSTLGRLLAGIYAPRGGRITLGGAELSRMPAERVRSHVALVNQEHHVFVGSLRDNLLLARTGATDAELWAALGAVDAHGWARALDDGLDTEVGSGGLALTPAQAQQIALARLVLADPHTLVLDEATSLLDPRAARHLERSLARVLDGRTVVAIAHRLHTAHDADVIAVVESGRISELGSHDELVTANGAYAALWRSWHG; from the coding sequence ATGATCGGCGTTGCGCCACCGGCGTACGACCCGGCGGCCCCGACGACCGCCACCACCCTGCCCGTCGGCGCGGCCACCACCGTGCGCGCCTACGTCGCCGAGCTGTTCCGCCGGCACCGCCGGTCCTTCCTGCTGCTCATCGCCGTCAACACGGCGGCCGTGATCGCCTCCATGGTGGGCCCGTACCTGCTCGGCGGCCTGGTCCAGCGGGTGTCCGACCGCTCGGGGGACGTTCAACTGGGGCCGACCGCCGCGGTGTTCGTGCTCGCGCTGGCCGTACAGGCCGTGTTCGTACGGCAGGTGCGGCTGCGGGGTGCCATGCTCGGCGAGCGGATGCTGGCCGACCTGCGCGAGGACTTCCTCGTCCGGTCCGTCGGGCTGCCGCCGGGCGTGCTCGAACGGGCGGGCACCGGTGACCTGCTCTCCCGCATCACCACCGACATCGATCGCCTGGCCAACGCGATGCGCGAAGCCGTGCCGCAGCTGGCGATCGGTGCCGTGTGGGCGCTGCTGCTGCTCGGCGGGCTCGTCGTGACGGCCCCGCCCCTCGCGCCCGCCGTGCTGCTCGCCGTGCCGGTACTGCTGGCCGGCTGCCGCTGGTACTTCAAGCGGGCGCCCTCCGGCTACCGCTCCGAGGCCGCCGGGTACGCCGCCGTCGCCGCCGCCCTCGCCGAAACCGTGGACGCGGGCCACACCATCGAGGCCCACCGCCTGGGCGCCCGCCGCGTCGCCCTGTCGGAGCGGCGGATCAAGGAGTGGACGTCCTGGGAGCGCTACACCCTGTGGCTGCGGTCCGTGCTCTTCCCCGTCATCAACGCCGTCCACGTCATCGTGCTCGGCTCGGTCCTGATGATCGGCGGTGTCTTCGTCCTGCGCGGCTGGATCGGGGTGGGCCAGCTGACCACCGGCGCCCTGATCGCGCAGATGCTCGTCGACCCGGTGAACCTGATCCTGCGCTGGTACGACGAGGTGCAGGTCGCCCAGGTGTCGCTGGCCCGCCTGGTCGGTGTGCGGGACATCGAACCGGAAGCCGGGGACGCTGCGCTGGCTCCGGACGGACGAGACGTACACGCGGACCAGGTGCACTTCGGTTACCGCGAGGGCGTCGACGTGCTCCGCAAGGTCTCGCTGGAGGTCGCGCCGGGCACCCGGCTGGCCCTGGTCGGTCCCTCGGGGGCGGGCAAGTCCACGCTGGGCAGGCTGCTCGCAGGGATCTACGCACCCCGAGGCGGCAGGATCACCCTGGGCGGCGCGGAGCTGTCCCGGATGCCGGCCGAACGCGTCCGCTCGCACGTCGCCCTGGTGAACCAGGAACACCACGTCTTCGTCGGCTCCCTGCGCGACAACCTTCTGCTGGCCCGCACCGGTGCCACCGACGCCGAGCTGTGGGCAGCCCTGGGCGCGGTCGACGCGCACGGCTGGGCACGGGCCCTGGACGACGGTCTGGACACCGAGGTCGGCTCCGGCGGCCTGGCGCTCACCCCGGCGCAGGCCCAGCAGATCGCGCTGGCCCGGCTGGTGCTCGCCGATCCGCACACGCTGGTACTGGACGAGGCGACGTCGCTGCTCGATCCGCGCGCGGCACGCCACCTGGAACGCTCCCTGGCCCGCGTCCTGGACGGCCGCACGGTGGTCGCCATCGCCCACCGTCTGCACACGGCCCACGACGCCGACGTGATCGCCGTCGTGGAGAGCGGCCGGATCAGCGAGCTGGGCAGCCATGACGAACTGGTCACGGCGAACGGCGCGTACGCGGCCCTGTGGCGGTCCTGGCACGGGTGA
- a CDS encoding ABC transporter ATP-binding protein, with product MQIQDLPYSDPGVPDARSGPRFLWWLWRNQLGGQLKSLAWGLLHFVSVSALPFCVGLAVQAVVDRSGTRLALTGGLMLLCGTGIAVGDTFLHRTAVTNWITAAARVQQLLARKASQLGSALTRRVAAGEVVAVSTGDVEKIGWFVEAVSRFTAAALTVVVVGAGLLLYQPALGVVVAVGLPVVALAVLPLLPRATRRADVQREKAGRATELASDTVAGLRVLRGIGGEELFLDRYRRASQEVRHAAVRSARMWSLISAIQVLLPGLLLIVVVWHGVHLARQGRITVGELVTVYSAVMILNYPLRHFEEIAMAYSFSRPSAKRAARVLSLERATDTDGSRAAEVPTGDLYDPDTGLLAPAGRLTAVVCGDPDAAGRLAERLGGHPAEPGSSVLLDGVALDELPLDSARTAVLVQDKDPVLLSGTLRELLDVPASGAVPAKDALAAAQCEDVLDALVQGSLGAADPMDARITERGRSLSGGQRQRLALARSLVTDPEVLVLDEPTSAVDSHTEARIADGLRRLRSGRTTVVFTSSPLLLDRADRVALVHEGEVVAIGVHRELVDSEPRYRAVVTRETDEEPATADEGALVGARQELEEIEERA from the coding sequence ATGCAGATTCAAGACCTTCCGTATTCCGATCCGGGGGTCCCGGACGCACGTTCGGGCCCCCGATTCCTGTGGTGGCTCTGGCGCAACCAGCTCGGCGGGCAGCTGAAGTCGCTCGCCTGGGGCCTGTTGCACTTCGTCTCCGTCTCCGCCCTGCCGTTCTGCGTCGGCCTCGCCGTGCAGGCGGTCGTCGACCGCTCCGGCACCCGGCTCGCTCTGACAGGCGGTCTGATGCTGCTGTGCGGCACGGGCATCGCCGTCGGCGACACCTTCCTGCACCGAACCGCCGTCACCAACTGGATCACGGCCGCCGCCCGGGTCCAGCAACTGCTGGCCCGCAAGGCCTCCCAGCTCGGCTCCGCCCTGACCCGGCGGGTCGCGGCCGGCGAGGTGGTGGCCGTGTCCACCGGCGACGTCGAGAAGATCGGCTGGTTCGTCGAGGCGGTCTCCCGGTTCACCGCGGCCGCGCTCACGGTCGTCGTGGTCGGTGCCGGTCTCCTCCTCTACCAGCCCGCCCTGGGCGTGGTCGTCGCGGTCGGGCTGCCCGTCGTGGCGCTCGCGGTCCTGCCACTGCTGCCCCGGGCCACACGCCGCGCCGATGTGCAGCGCGAGAAGGCGGGCCGGGCCACCGAGCTGGCCTCGGACACGGTCGCCGGGCTGCGCGTGCTGCGCGGCATCGGCGGCGAGGAGCTGTTCCTCGACCGCTACCGCCGGGCCTCGCAGGAGGTACGGCACGCCGCGGTGCGCAGCGCCCGGATGTGGTCGCTGATCTCCGCCATCCAGGTGCTGCTGCCCGGACTGCTGCTCATCGTCGTCGTCTGGCACGGCGTCCACCTGGCCCGCCAGGGCCGGATCACGGTCGGTGAACTCGTCACCGTCTACAGCGCGGTCATGATCCTCAACTACCCGCTGCGGCACTTCGAAGAGATCGCCATGGCGTACTCCTTCTCCCGTCCGTCGGCCAAACGGGCGGCCCGCGTACTGTCGCTGGAGCGCGCCACGGACACCGACGGCAGCCGCGCGGCCGAGGTGCCCACCGGAGATCTGTACGACCCCGACACCGGTCTGCTCGCTCCCGCCGGCCGTCTCACCGCTGTGGTCTGCGGCGACCCCGACGCGGCGGGGCGCCTGGCGGAGCGGCTGGGCGGCCACCCCGCCGAACCGGGCTCCTCGGTGCTGCTCGACGGAGTCGCCTTGGACGAACTCCCGCTGGACAGCGCACGAACCGCCGTCCTCGTCCAGGACAAGGACCCGGTCCTGCTGTCCGGCACCCTGCGCGAACTGCTCGACGTGCCCGCCTCCGGCGCCGTACCGGCCAAGGACGCCCTGGCCGCGGCGCAGTGCGAGGACGTGCTCGACGCGCTGGTGCAGGGGTCGTTGGGCGCCGCCGACCCGATGGATGCCCGGATCACCGAGCGCGGCCGCTCCCTGTCCGGCGGCCAGCGCCAGCGGCTCGCGCTGGCCCGGTCGCTGGTGACCGACCCCGAGGTGCTGGTGCTGGACGAGCCGACCTCCGCGGTCGACTCGCACACCGAGGCACGGATCGCGGACGGGCTGCGCCGGCTGCGCTCGGGCCGCACGACGGTGGTGTTCACCTCCTCCCCGCTGCTGCTCGACCGCGCGGACCGGGTCGCCCTGGTCCACGAGGGCGAGGTCGTCGCGATCGGCGTGCACCGCGAACTGGTCGACAGCGAACCGCGATACCGGGCCGTGGTGACGCGCGAAACGGACGAAGAGCCGGCCACGGCCGACGAGGGCGCCCTGGTCGGCGCCCGCCAGGAACTGGAAGAGATCGAGGAGAGAGCATGA
- a CDS encoding DUF5709 domain-containing protein, protein MDSADGWGDDVYQPDSSEIREDSGVLDVEDTLDFDGVDDPLDRGWSPPERPWAVEHTGVTAAERQAGETLDQRLAEEQPDLVTPDGDDIGDCDADGELLDNEVGNLRSGRLVAPDEGAHEDDEAALVATDVGIDGAAASAEEAAMHIVDEDSLSG, encoded by the coding sequence GTGGACAGCGCCGACGGCTGGGGGGACGACGTCTACCAGCCCGATTCCTCGGAGATCCGGGAGGACTCGGGGGTGCTCGACGTCGAGGACACACTGGATTTCGACGGCGTCGACGACCCGCTCGACCGCGGCTGGTCCCCTCCCGAGCGGCCGTGGGCGGTGGAACACACCGGTGTGACGGCTGCCGAGCGCCAGGCGGGCGAGACCCTGGACCAGCGACTGGCCGAGGAGCAGCCCGACCTCGTCACGCCCGACGGCGACGACATCGGTGACTGCGACGCCGACGGGGAACTTCTGGACAACGAGGTCGGCAACCTCCGCTCCGGCCGGCTGGTGGCCCCCGACGAGGGGGCGCACGAGGACGACGAGGCCGCTCTGGTCGCCACCGACGTCGGAATCGACGGCGCCGCCGCCTCCGCCGAGGAGGCCGCGATGCACATCGTCGACGAGGACTCCCTGTCCGGCTGA
- a CDS encoding metal-dependent hydrolase: MMGPAHSLSGAAAWLGVGAAAAAAGHPMPWPVLLVGALICAGAALAPDLDHKAATISRSFGPISHTICEIVDKLSHAVYKATRMKGDPRRNGGHRTLTHTWVWAVLIGAGCSAAAITGGRWAVLAILFVHMVLAIEGLLWRAARGSSADVLVWLLAATSAWILAGILDKPGNGSDWLLTAPGQQYLWLGLPVVLGALVHDIGDALTVSGCPILWPIPVGRKRWYPLGPPKAMRFRAGSWVELKVLMPAFMLLGGVGCAAALNVI; this comes from the coding sequence ATGATGGGACCAGCACATTCACTGTCGGGGGCCGCGGCCTGGCTCGGTGTCGGAGCGGCGGCTGCCGCGGCCGGTCACCCGATGCCCTGGCCGGTTCTCCTTGTCGGTGCCCTGATCTGTGCCGGCGCTGCGCTCGCCCCCGACCTCGACCACAAGGCGGCGACGATCTCGCGCTCCTTCGGGCCGATCTCCCACACGATCTGCGAGATCGTGGACAAGCTGTCCCACGCCGTCTACAAGGCGACCAGGATGAAGGGCGACCCGCGCCGCAACGGCGGTCACCGCACGCTGACGCACACCTGGGTGTGGGCGGTCCTGATCGGCGCCGGCTGTTCGGCTGCGGCGATCACGGGGGGCCGCTGGGCGGTGCTGGCGATCCTGTTCGTGCACATGGTGCTGGCGATCGAGGGTCTGCTGTGGCGGGCTGCCCGGGGCTCCAGCGCCGATGTCCTGGTCTGGCTCCTGGCGGCGACCAGCGCGTGGATCCTCGCGGGGATCCTGGACAAGCCCGGCAACGGCTCCGACTGGTTGCTCACCGCGCCCGGCCAGCAGTACCTGTGGCTGGGACTGCCGGTCGTACTGGGTGCGCTGGTGCACGACATCGGGGACGCGCTGACCGTGTCCGGCTGCCCGATCCTGTGGCCCATTCCGGTGGGCCGCAAGCGCTGGTATCCGCTGGGGCCCCCGAAGGCGATGCGGTTCCGGGCCGGCAGCTGGGTGGAGCTGAAGGTGCTGATGCCCGCGTTCATGCTGCTGGGCGGCGTGGGCTGCGCGGCCGCGCTCAATGTGATCTGA
- a CDS encoding roadblock/LC7 domain-containing protein: MIQDPNTRTGRLSGELDWLLDDLVMRVSEVRHAVVLSNDGLAVGASTGLVREDAEHLAAVASGFHSLAKGTGRHFGAGGVRQTMVEMDDAFLFVAAAGDGSCLAVLTAVTADIGLVAYEMARLVKRVGEHLYTPPRAAVQPPAAG; encoded by the coding sequence ATGATCCAGGACCCCAACACGAGGACCGGTCGGCTATCCGGCGAACTGGACTGGCTGCTGGACGACCTGGTGATGCGCGTGAGCGAGGTACGGCACGCCGTCGTGCTCTCCAACGACGGGCTGGCCGTGGGCGCGTCCACCGGCCTCGTACGTGAGGACGCCGAGCATCTCGCCGCCGTCGCCTCCGGTTTCCACAGCCTCGCCAAGGGTACGGGACGGCACTTCGGAGCGGGTGGCGTGCGGCAGACCATGGTCGAGATGGACGACGCGTTCCTCTTCGTGGCCGCAGCGGGCGACGGGTCCTGCCTCGCCGTGCTCACCGCCGTCACCGCCGACATCGGACTCGTCGCCTACGAAATGGCACGTCTGGTCAAGCGGGTCGGCGAACACCTCTACACACCACCGCGCGCCGCAGTACAGCCTCCCGCCGCCGGATGA
- a CDS encoding type B 50S ribosomal protein L31, whose translation MPQDKHPDYHPVVFRDRAAGYAFLTRSTAQSEQTIEWDDGESYPVIDVEISSESHPFYTGKARTVDTEGRIARFERRYGGAEPGEAG comes from the coding sequence ATGCCGCAGGACAAGCACCCCGACTACCACCCCGTGGTCTTCCGTGACCGTGCCGCCGGATACGCGTTCCTGACCCGCTCGACCGCGCAGAGTGAGCAGACCATCGAGTGGGACGACGGAGAGAGCTACCCGGTGATCGACGTGGAGATCTCCTCGGAGAGCCACCCCTTCTACACGGGCAAGGCCCGTACGGTCGACACCGAGGGCCGCATCGCCCGCTTCGAGCGCCGGTACGGCGGGGCGGAGCCGGGCGAGGCCGGCTGA
- a CDS encoding GTP-binding protein has translation MVSEHSDAAGDTAALALKILVAGGFGVGKTTLVGAVSEIRPLRTEELLSEAGQLVDDIDGVDRKVTTTVAMDFGRITIRSGLSLYLFGTPGQDRFWFLWDELSQGALGAVVLADTRRLEDCFPAVDYFEHRRIPFVVAVNCFAGARSYGADDVSRALDLDQGTPVVLCDARDRDSGKEVLIRLVDHAGRMYTARLLDSVG, from the coding sequence ATGGTATCCGAGCACTCCGACGCCGCCGGCGACACCGCTGCCCTGGCGCTGAAGATACTGGTGGCCGGCGGGTTCGGCGTCGGCAAGACGACCCTGGTCGGGGCCGTCAGCGAGATCCGGCCGCTGCGCACCGAGGAACTGCTCAGCGAGGCGGGGCAGTTGGTGGACGACATCGACGGCGTGGACCGGAAGGTCACCACCACCGTCGCCATGGACTTCGGGCGCATCACCATCCGCTCCGGCCTGTCTCTCTACCTCTTCGGCACCCCGGGGCAGGACCGCTTCTGGTTCCTCTGGGACGAGTTGTCCCAGGGAGCCCTGGGCGCCGTCGTCCTCGCGGACACCCGGCGCCTGGAGGACTGCTTCCCCGCTGTCGACTACTTCGAGCACCGTCGCATCCCGTTCGTGGTGGCCGTCAACTGCTTCGCGGGCGCCCGCAGCTACGGCGCCGACGACGTCTCCCGCGCTCTCGACCTCGACCAGGGGACTCCCGTGGTGCTGTGCGACGCGCGCGACCGGGACTCCGGCAAGGAGGTCCTGATCCGGCTCGTCGATCACGCGGGGCGGATGTACACCGCCCGGCTCTTGGACTCGGTCGGCTGA
- a CDS encoding DUF742 domain-containing protein, with translation MTENPMNGPQEPGSQWYDGEAGPLVRPYAMTGGRTQPGPTGVRFDLIALVTLDPAAPALAGDTALGPEHRTLVRLCRAETQSVAELAADADLPVGVVRVLLGDLLELGCVAISRPVPPAHLPDERILREVIEGLRAL, from the coding sequence ATGACTGAGAACCCGATGAACGGCCCACAGGAGCCGGGCAGTCAGTGGTACGACGGCGAGGCCGGGCCCCTGGTCCGCCCGTACGCCATGACGGGCGGACGCACCCAGCCGGGTCCCACCGGGGTGCGCTTCGACCTGATCGCCCTCGTCACGCTCGACCCCGCGGCCCCGGCACTCGCCGGTGACACCGCCCTCGGCCCCGAACACCGCACGCTCGTGCGGCTGTGCCGGGCCGAGACGCAGTCCGTCGCCGAACTCGCGGCGGACGCCGATCTCCCCGTCGGTGTGGTCAGGGTGCTCCTCGGGGACCTCCTCGAACTCGGCTGTGTGGCCATCAGCCGTCCCGTGCCGCCGGCGCACCTGCCCGACGAGCGGATCCTGCGCGAGGTCATCGAGGGATTGCGGGCGCTGTAG
- a CDS encoding acyl-CoA thioesterase, whose product MTNPAERLVDLLDLEQIEVNIFRGRSPQESLQRVFGGQVAGQALVAAGRTTDADRPVHSLHAYFLRPGRPGVPIVYQVERVRDGRSFTTRRVTAVQQGRTIFNLTASFHKPEEGPFEHQLPPAREVPHPESLPTVSEEIRKHLGALPEQLERMARRQPFDIRYVDRLRWHTEEIQGAEPRSAVWMRAVGPLGDDPLVHTCALTYASDMTLLDAVRIPVEPLWGPRNFDLASLDHAMWFHRPFRADEWFLYDQESPIAIGGRGLARGRIYDLQGRLLVSVVQEGLFRSL is encoded by the coding sequence ATGACGAACCCGGCCGAGAGACTGGTCGACCTCCTCGACCTGGAGCAGATCGAGGTCAACATCTTCCGTGGCCGCAGCCCGCAGGAGTCCCTGCAGCGGGTCTTCGGCGGCCAGGTGGCGGGCCAGGCGCTGGTCGCGGCCGGCCGCACCACGGACGCCGACCGCCCGGTGCACTCGCTGCACGCGTACTTCCTGCGCCCGGGCCGCCCCGGTGTGCCGATCGTGTACCAGGTGGAGCGGGTCCGCGACGGCAGGTCGTTCACTACGCGCCGGGTCACGGCCGTGCAGCAGGGCCGCACGATCTTCAATCTGACCGCCTCCTTTCACAAGCCTGAGGAAGGACCGTTCGAGCACCAGCTGCCGCCGGCCCGCGAGGTGCCGCACCCGGAGTCGCTGCCGACGGTCTCCGAGGAGATCCGCAAGCACCTGGGCGCGCTGCCCGAGCAGTTGGAGCGGATGGCGCGCCGCCAGCCCTTCGACATCCGCTACGTCGACCGGCTGCGCTGGCACACCGAGGAGATCCAAGGGGCCGAGCCGCGCAGCGCCGTGTGGATGCGCGCGGTCGGACCGCTGGGTGACGACCCACTGGTCCACACGTGCGCGCTGACCTACGCCAGCGACATGACCCTCCTGGACGCGGTCCGCATCCCGGTCGAACCCCTTTGGGGTCCGCGGAACTTCGACCTGGCGTCGCTGGACCACGCCATGTGGTTCCACCGGCCGTTCCGCGCGGACGAGTGGTTCCTGTACGACCAGGAGTCGCCGATAGCGATCGGCGGGCGCGGTCTGGCCCGCGGCCGCATCTATGACCTGCAGGGGCGACTGCTCGTCTCGGTCGTCCAGGAGGGCCTGTTCAGGTCTCTGTAA
- a CDS encoding DEAD/DEAH box helicase, producing the protein MTLIDQLPPTADPDALYEAFESWAQERGLTLYPHQEEALIEVVSGANVIVSTPTGSGKSMIAAGAHFAALARDEVTFYTAPIKALVSEKFFELCKLFGTENVGMLTGDASVNADAPVICCTAEVLASIALRDGKNADVGQVVMDEFHFYAEGDRGWAWQIPLLELPQAQFILMSATLGDVSFFEKDLARRTGRPTSVVRSATRPVPLSYEYKLTPLTETLTDLLETKQAPVYIVHFTQAQAVERAQALMSINMCSREEKDQIAELIGNFRFTTKFGRNLSRYVRHGIGVHHAGMLPKYRRLVEKLAQAGLLKVICGTDTLGVGVNVPIRTVLFTALTKYDGSRVRTLRAREFHQIAGRAGRAGFDTAGLVVAQAPEHVIENEKALAKAGDDPKKRRKVVRKKAPEGFVGWTENTFQKLIESEPEPLTSRFRVTHTMLLSVIARPGNAFEAMRHLLEDNHEPRRQQLRHIRRAIAIYRSLLDGGIVERLDTPDAEGRIVRLTVDLQQDFALNQPLSTFALAAFELLDPESPSYALDMVSVVESTLDDPRQILVAQQNKARGEAVAAMKADGVEYEERMERLQDITYPKPLEELLFHAYNTYRKSHPWVGDHPLSPKSVIRDMYERALSFTELVSFYELARTEGIVLRYLASAYKTLDHTIPDDLKSEDLQDLIEWLGEMVRQVDSSLLDEWEQLANPEEMTAEEAQEKADEVKPVTANARAFRVLVRNAMFRRVELAALDQVEELGELDTEAGWDADAWGEAMDKYWDEYEDLGTGPDARGPKLLVIKEEPENGLWRVRQIFDDPNGDHDWGISAEIDLAASDAEGRAVVRVTDVGQL; encoded by the coding sequence GTGACCCTCATCGATCAGCTGCCGCCGACCGCCGACCCCGACGCCCTGTACGAAGCCTTCGAGTCGTGGGCACAGGAGCGCGGTCTCACCCTCTATCCCCACCAGGAGGAGGCGCTGATCGAGGTGGTCTCCGGGGCGAACGTGATCGTCTCGACGCCCACCGGCTCCGGCAAGAGCATGATCGCCGCGGGCGCGCACTTCGCCGCGCTGGCCCGGGACGAGGTCACCTTCTACACGGCCCCGATCAAGGCGCTGGTGTCGGAGAAGTTCTTCGAGCTGTGCAAGCTCTTCGGCACCGAGAACGTCGGCATGCTCACCGGCGACGCCTCCGTGAACGCCGACGCTCCCGTGATCTGCTGCACCGCCGAGGTGCTGGCGTCGATCGCGCTGCGCGACGGCAAGAACGCGGACGTCGGCCAGGTCGTCATGGACGAGTTCCACTTCTACGCCGAGGGCGACCGCGGCTGGGCGTGGCAGATTCCGCTGCTGGAACTTCCCCAGGCCCAGTTCATCCTGATGTCGGCAACTTTGGGTGACGTGTCCTTCTTTGAGAAGGACCTCGCCCGTCGCACCGGCCGCCCCACCTCGGTGGTCCGCTCGGCGACCCGTCCGGTGCCCCTCTCCTACGAGTACAAGCTCACACCGCTCACCGAGACCCTCACCGACCTGCTGGAGACCAAGCAGGCACCGGTGTACATCGTGCACTTCACCCAGGCGCAGGCCGTGGAGCGGGCTCAGGCGCTGATGAGCATCAACATGTGCTCGCGCGAGGAGAAGGACCAGATCGCCGAGCTGATCGGCAACTTCCGCTTCACCACCAAGTTCGGCCGCAACCTCTCCCGTTACGTCCGCCACGGCATCGGTGTCCACCACGCCGGCATGCTGCCCAAGTACCGCCGCCTGGTGGAGAAGCTCGCCCAGGCCGGTCTGCTGAAGGTCATCTGCGGCACGGACACGCTCGGAGTGGGCGTCAACGTGCCCATTCGCACGGTGCTGTTCACGGCGCTGACCAAGTACGACGGCAGCCGCGTGCGCACCCTGCGTGCCCGCGAGTTCCACCAGATCGCGGGCCGGGCCGGCCGGGCCGGGTTCGACACGGCCGGGCTCGTGGTCGCGCAGGCGCCCGAGCACGTCATCGAGAACGAGAAGGCTCTGGCGAAGGCGGGCGACGACCCGAAGAAGCGGCGCAAGGTGGTGCGCAAGAAGGCGCCGGAAGGCTTTGTCGGCTGGACGGAGAACACCTTCCAGAAGCTGATCGAGTCGGAGCCGGAGCCGCTGACGTCCCGTTTCCGGGTGACACACACCATGCTGTTGTCGGTGATCGCCCGACCGGGCAACGCCTTCGAGGCGATGCGTCACCTGCTGGAGGACAACCACGAGCCGCGCAGGCAGCAGCTCAGGCACATCCGCCGGGCCATTGCGATCTACCGCTCGCTGCTCGACGGCGGGATCGTGGAGAGGCTCGACACTCCGGATGCCGAGGGCCGTATCGTCCGGCTCACGGTGGACCTCCAGCAGGACTTCGCGCTCAATCAGCCGCTGTCCACGTTCGCGCTCGCCGCGTTCGAGCTGCTCGACCCCGAGTCGCCGTCCTACGCGCTCGACATGGTCTCCGTCGTGGAGTCCACCCTGGACGACCCGCGGCAGATCCTCGTCGCCCAGCAGAACAAGGCGCGCGGTGAGGCCGTTGCCGCAATGAAGGCGGACGGTGTCGAGTACGAGGAGCGCATGGAGCGCCTCCAGGACATCACCTACCCCAAGCCGCTGGAAGAGCTGCTCTTCCACGCCTACAACACCTACCGCAAGAGCCACCCGTGGGTCGGCGACCACCCGCTGTCGCCCAAGTCCGTGATCCGCGACATGTACGAACGCGCGCTGTCCTTCACGGAGTTGGTGTCCTTCTACGAACTGGCCCGCACCGAGGGCATCGTCCTTCGCTACCTGGCCAGCGCCTACAAGACCCTCGACCACACCATCCCGGACGACCTGAAGTCCGAGGACCTGCAGGACCTCATCGAGTGGCTGGGCGAGATGGTGCGCCAGGTGGACTCGAGCCTGCTGGACGAGTGGGAGCAGCTGGCCAACCCGGAGGAGATGACCGCCGAGGAGGCCCAGGAGAAGGCCGACGAGGTCAAGCCGGTCACCGCCAACGCGCGCGCCTTCCGGGTGCTGGTCCGCAACGCCATGTTCCGCCGCGTGGAGCTGGCTGCTCTCGACCAGGTCGAGGAGCTGGGCGAGCTGGACACCGAGGCCGGCTGGGACGCCGATGCATGGGGCGAGGCGATGGACAAGTACTGGGACGAGTACGAGGACCTCGGCACCGGCCCCGACGCCCGCGGCCCCAAGCTGCTGGTGATCAAGGAGGAGCCGGAGAACGGTCTCTGGCGCGTCCGCCAGATCTTCGACGACCCGAACGGCGACCACGACTGGGGCATCAGCGCGGAGATCGACCTCGCGGCCTCGGACGCCGAGGGCCGTGCGGTCGTCCGCGTCACCGATGTCGGCCAGCTGTGA
- a CDS encoding roadblock/LC7 domain-containing protein yields the protein MAQNQGLGWLLDDLTERVDHVRHALVLSNDGLVTGASTGLRREDAEHLAAVASGLHSLAKGSGRHFGAGRVRQTMIEYDDAVLFVTAAGSGSCLCVLSGAEADIGQIAYEMTLLVNRVGEHLGVDARQPGRAPNADL from the coding sequence ATGGCACAGAACCAGGGACTCGGCTGGCTCCTGGACGATCTGACCGAGCGGGTGGACCACGTGCGGCACGCACTGGTCCTGTCGAACGACGGACTGGTCACGGGGGCGAGCACGGGCCTGCGCCGGGAGGACGCCGAGCATCTGGCCGCCGTGGCATCCGGGCTGCACAGCCTCGCCAAGGGTTCGGGCCGCCACTTCGGCGCGGGCAGGGTACGTCAGACCATGATCGAGTACGACGACGCCGTGCTGTTCGTGACCGCGGCAGGCAGCGGCAGCTGTCTGTGCGTGCTCAGTGGGGCCGAGGCCGACATCGGCCAGATCGCCTACGAGATGACCCTGCTCGTCAACCGCGTCGGCGAGCACCTGGGCGTCGACGCCAGGCAGCCTGGGCGAGCCCCCAACGCAGACCTCTGA